A single window of Cottoperca gobio chromosome 9, fCotGob3.1, whole genome shotgun sequence DNA harbors:
- the LOC115013638 gene encoding uncharacterized protein LOC115013638: MRDCIARQLYMMGQLGLGEDWNHISTPCLLNYSQLAEVTQIHAGHSYSAAITACGELLLWGQIPCVSRVSDPPGLKNLWTPQPVPLADTKVCDVACGTWHMMALTTTSREKNRERAHSETEARFGDLVSDLLPTEQLEKENTVQDSRQAQHKLLHGPEGPEGSEEQENDEESESAEEEERPNKDEGDGALRDSAFAIARSSTGMDRRGNGHSSIKSDQRNKRESCRTVGPWELSRRSTDIVFTTLHLLPRSEGEQCRPSASSLPWLLTGQQAHGPVLAEARKERFTHLTELVQKSGSDSSILQSPSLTPKPRPPGRRSGPAGRNVASCHRSRIRPHTGVRSPMYNSSPLLSRGQQVQMLCPSFHPGPQVRTSLSPPPSSSELLRYCPTHRRAVSSFGTSRKDL; this comes from the exons ATGAGGGATTGCATTGCCAGGCAGTTGTACATGATG GGACAGCTTGGACTTGGAGAGGATTGGAATCACATCTCCACTCCTTGTCTTCTCAACTATTCTCAGCTAGCTGAGGTCACACAGATACACGCGGGGCACAGCTACAGTGCAGCCATCACAG CATGCGGAGAGCTGCTTCTCTGGGGTCAGATCCCCTGTGTGTCCCGGGTCAGTGATCCTCCAGGCCTCAAAAATCTCTGGACCCCACAGCCTGTTCCACTGGCAGACACAAAG GTGTGTGATGTGGCCTGTGGTACCTGGCATATGATGGCCCTCACCACAA cgagcagagagaagaacagagaacgTGCTCACTCAGAAACTGAAGCTCGCTTCGGAGACCTTGTCAGCGATCTTCTACCGACAGAGCAGctagagaaagaaaacacagtgcAA GATTCCAGGCAGGCTCAACACAAGCTGCTTCACGGTCCGGAGGGACCAGAGGGCTCTGAGGAGCAGGAGAACGATGAAGAAAGTGAGagtgcagaggaagaagaaagaccAAACAAAGATGAGGGAGATGGAGCGTTACGCGATTCAGCATTTGCCATTGCCAGGTCTTCAACGGGGATggacaggagaggaaatggCCACTCATCAATCAAATCCGACCAAAGGAATAAGAGGGAGAGTTGCAGGACAGTAGGGCCCTGGGAGCTGAGCAGAAGAAGCACAGACATAGTATTCACCACTTTGCATCTTTTACCCAGGTCAGAGGGAGAGCAATGCAGGCCCTCTGCCAGCAGCTTACCATGGCTACTGACAGGACAACAAGCTCACGGCCCAGTTTTAGCTGAAGCTCGAAAG GAGAGATTTACACATCTGACTGAATTGGTACAAAAATCTGGAAGTGACAGCAGCATTTTGCAGAGTCCCAGTCTCACACCCAAACCCAGACCTCCTGGGAGACGTTCAGGTCCTGCGGGTCGGAACGTAGCCTCTTGTCACCGTTCAAGAATTAGACCACACACTGGTGTCAGGTCTCCGATGTACAATTCTTCTCCCCTTCTGAGCCGTGGACAGCAAGTTCAGATGTTATGCCCTTCCTTCCACCCAGGACCACAAGTCAGAAcctctctttctccacctccttcctcttctgaACTATTGAGGTACTGTCCTACACACAGAAGAGCGGTGTCTTCCTTTGGCACCTCTCGGAAGGATCTATAA